One window of the Pseudoxanthobacter soli DSM 19599 genome contains the following:
- a CDS encoding IlvD/Edd family dehydratase, with protein sequence MDDTSSKRRFRSQAWFNNPANADMTALYLERYLNFGLTQAELQSGKPIIGIAQTGSDLSPCNRHHLVLAQRLREGIREAGGIVLEFPVHPIQETGKRPTAGLDRNLAYLGLVEVLYGYPLDAVVLTIGCDKTTPACLMAAATVNIPAIALSVGPMLNGWHHGERTGSGTIVWKARQMMAAGEIDYEGFIKLVASSAPSTGYCNTMGTATTMNSLAEALGMQLPGSAAIPAPYAARQQMAYETGKRIVEMAYEDLKPSDILTKNAFINAIRVNSAIGGSTNAPIHLNALARHIGVELSIDEWQSYGEDVPLLVNLQPAGEYLGEDYYHAGGVPAVVNQLMEQGLIHEDALTVNGRTIGDNCRGTVIEDERVIRRFSEPLKERAGFRVLRGNLFDSAIMKTSVISDEFRDRYLSDPNDPDAFEGRAIVFDGPEDYHHRIDDPSLGIDDRTLLFMRGAGPIGYPGAAEVVNMRPPAYLIREGVHALPCIGDGRQSGTSGSPSILNASPEAAAGGGLAVLRTGDRVRIDLKNGSANILISDEELAARHAELKAAGGYKYPKSQTPWQEIQRSMVGQMGEGAVLEPAVKYQDISHTMGLPRDNH encoded by the coding sequence ATGGACGACACCAGCAGCAAGCGTCGCTTCAGATCCCAGGCGTGGTTCAACAATCCCGCGAACGCCGACATGACGGCGCTCTATCTGGAGCGCTACCTGAATTTCGGCCTGACCCAGGCCGAGCTTCAGTCCGGCAAGCCGATCATCGGCATCGCCCAGACCGGTTCCGACCTGTCGCCGTGCAACCGGCACCACCTGGTGCTGGCGCAGCGCCTGCGCGAAGGCATCCGCGAGGCCGGCGGCATCGTGCTGGAATTCCCGGTCCATCCGATCCAGGAAACCGGCAAGCGCCCGACGGCGGGCCTCGACCGCAACCTCGCCTATCTCGGCCTCGTCGAGGTACTCTACGGCTATCCGCTCGACGCCGTCGTGCTGACGATCGGCTGCGACAAGACCACGCCGGCCTGCCTGATGGCCGCCGCGACGGTCAACATTCCGGCGATCGCCCTCTCGGTCGGCCCGATGCTGAACGGCTGGCACCACGGCGAGCGCACCGGCTCCGGCACCATCGTGTGGAAGGCCCGCCAGATGATGGCGGCCGGCGAGATCGACTACGAAGGCTTCATCAAGCTCGTCGCCTCGTCCGCGCCCTCCACCGGCTACTGCAACACCATGGGCACCGCGACGACGATGAACTCGCTCGCGGAAGCGCTTGGCATGCAGCTTCCCGGCTCGGCCGCGATCCCGGCGCCCTACGCCGCGCGCCAGCAGATGGCCTACGAGACCGGCAAGCGCATCGTCGAGATGGCTTATGAGGACCTGAAGCCCTCCGACATCCTGACGAAGAACGCGTTCATCAACGCGATCCGCGTCAACTCGGCCATCGGCGGCTCCACCAACGCGCCGATCCACCTGAACGCGCTCGCCCGCCACATCGGCGTCGAACTCTCCATCGACGAGTGGCAGAGCTACGGCGAGGACGTGCCGCTTCTCGTGAACCTGCAGCCCGCCGGCGAATATCTCGGCGAGGACTATTATCACGCCGGCGGCGTGCCGGCGGTGGTCAACCAGCTGATGGAGCAGGGCCTGATCCACGAGGACGCGCTGACCGTGAACGGCCGCACCATCGGCGACAACTGCCGCGGCACGGTGATCGAGGACGAGCGCGTCATCCGCCGCTTCTCCGAGCCGTTGAAGGAGCGGGCCGGCTTCCGCGTGCTGCGCGGCAACCTGTTCGACTCGGCCATCATGAAGACCAGCGTGATCTCGGACGAGTTCCGCGACCGCTATCTCAGCGACCCGAACGATCCCGATGCCTTCGAGGGCCGCGCGATCGTGTTCGACGGTCCCGAGGACTACCACCACCGCATCGACGATCCGTCGCTCGGCATCGACGACCGCACGCTCCTGTTCATGCGCGGCGCCGGCCCGATCGGCTATCCCGGCGCGGCCGAGGTGGTGAACATGCGTCCGCCGGCCTACCTGATCCGCGAGGGCGTCCATGCGCTGCCCTGCATCGGCGACGGCCGTCAGTCCGGCACGTCGGGCTCGCCCTCGATCCTGAACGCCTCGCCCGAAGCGGCGGCCGGCGGCGGGCTCGCGGTGCTGCGCACCGGCGACCGCGTGCGCATCGACCTGAAGAACGGCTCCGCGAACATCCTCATCTCCGACGAGGAACTGGCGGCCCGTCATGCCGAGCTCAAGGCGGCCGGCGGCTACAAGTATCCGAAGAGCCAGACCCCCTGGCAGGAAATCCAGCGCAGCATGGTCGGCCAGATGGGCGAAGGCGCGGTGCTGGAGCCGGCGGTGAAGTACCAGGACATCTCCCACACCATGGGCCTGCCCCGCGACAATCACTGA
- a CDS encoding NAD-dependent succinate-semialdehyde dehydrogenase: MTTPTYPDTRLYIDGAWTDGAAGATLDVLNPVDGRVIGRVAKAEESDLERALEAARRGFEVWRRTPALTRSGILRKAGELMRARAPETAAILTQEQGKPLAEATAEVLGSAEILEWFAEEARRTYGRLIPPRTDGVIQSVIKEPVGVVAAFTPWNFPISQMVRKVGAALAAGCSMIVKAAEETPASPACLMQALADAGVPAGVLNLVYGVPAEISERLIPDPIVRKVSFTGSVPVGKHLAALAGRHMKRVTMELGGHSPAIVFADADISSVAPLLARSKLRNAGQVCVSPTRFLVQKPVFDEFADRFAKAVAAVKIGDGLEAGTEMGPLVNARRVQAVEELINDATRQGAEVLTGGERIGNTGNFYRPTVLSGVTTDMRIMNEEPFGPVALLAPFEDFDEALAEANRLPFGLASYAFSRSGKAINRLAEGIEAGMLTANHLGLALAETPFGGVKDSGYGAEGGIEAMDAYLNTKFFTHAYDV, translated from the coding sequence ATGACCACCCCGACCTATCCCGATACCCGGCTCTATATCGACGGCGCGTGGACGGATGGCGCCGCCGGCGCGACCCTCGACGTGCTGAATCCCGTCGACGGACGTGTCATCGGGCGCGTGGCGAAGGCGGAGGAAAGCGATCTTGAACGCGCGCTCGAGGCGGCGCGGCGCGGCTTCGAGGTGTGGCGGCGGACCCCGGCGCTGACGCGCTCGGGCATCCTGCGCAAGGCCGGCGAGCTGATGCGCGCCCGGGCGCCGGAGACCGCCGCGATCCTGACCCAGGAGCAGGGCAAGCCGCTCGCCGAGGCGACCGCCGAGGTGCTGGGTTCGGCCGAGATCCTGGAGTGGTTCGCCGAGGAAGCTCGCCGCACCTATGGCCGCCTGATCCCGCCGCGCACCGACGGCGTGATCCAGAGCGTCATCAAGGAGCCGGTCGGCGTGGTGGCCGCGTTCACGCCGTGGAACTTCCCCATCAGCCAGATGGTGCGCAAGGTGGGCGCGGCGCTCGCCGCCGGCTGCTCGATGATCGTGAAGGCGGCCGAGGAAACCCCGGCCTCGCCCGCCTGCCTGATGCAGGCGCTGGCGGATGCCGGCGTGCCGGCGGGCGTGCTCAACCTCGTCTACGGCGTGCCGGCTGAGATTTCCGAGCGGCTCATTCCCGATCCGATCGTGCGCAAGGTGTCGTTCACAGGCTCGGTGCCGGTGGGCAAGCATCTCGCGGCGCTCGCCGGGCGCCACATGAAGCGGGTGACGATGGAACTGGGCGGCCATTCCCCCGCCATCGTGTTTGCCGATGCCGACATCTCGTCGGTGGCGCCGCTGCTGGCGCGCTCCAAGCTGCGCAATGCCGGCCAGGTCTGCGTCTCGCCGACCCGGTTCCTGGTGCAGAAGCCGGTGTTCGACGAGTTCGCCGACCGCTTCGCCAAGGCCGTGGCCGCGGTGAAGATCGGCGACGGCCTGGAGGCGGGCACGGAGATGGGACCGCTGGTCAATGCCCGGCGGGTGCAGGCGGTCGAGGAACTGATCAACGACGCGACCCGGCAGGGCGCGGAGGTGCTGACCGGCGGCGAGCGCATCGGCAACACCGGCAACTTCTACCGCCCGACGGTGCTCTCCGGCGTCACCACCGACATGCGCATCATGAACGAGGAGCCGTTCGGCCCGGTCGCGCTGCTCGCGCCGTTCGAGGACTTCGACGAGGCGCTGGCGGAGGCGAACCGGCTGCCCTTCGGGCTCGCGAGCTACGCGTTCTCGCGCTCCGGCAAGGCGATCAACCGCCTCGCCGAGGGCATCGAAGCGGGCATGCTGACCGCCAATCACCTCGGGCTGGCGCTCGCCGAGACGCCGTTCGGCGGCGTCAAGGATTCCGGCTACGGCGCGGAGGGCGGCATCGAGGCGATGGACGCCTATCTCAACACCAAGTTCTTCACCCACGCCTACGACGTCTGA
- a CDS encoding DEAD/DEAH box helicase, protein MAFTTTHSALASALAERSYDTPTPVQAAVLAPEAAGRDLLVSAQTGSGKTVAYGLAIAETLLGEADRFGEPGAPLALVVAPTRELALQVQAEFSWLYAATGARIVACVGGMDPRREQRQLAHGAHIVVGTPGRLRDHIERGQLDVSGLAAVVLDEADEMLDLGFREDLEFILQATPPERRSLLFSATLPRGIALLAKRYQNDALRIEVAGAEGGHADIDYRVVRILPKETEHVVVNLLRFFDAPTAIVFCNTRETVRHLHAILQERQFSAVALSGELGQSERNQALQALRDGRARVCVATDVAARGIDLPSLGLVIHADLPHDVEGLQHRSGRTGRAGRKGVSVLMVPPARRRRAEMLLSGAGVEATWGPPPTADEIRKLDQERMVRDPLVTEEPGEEDLEFGRALLAGHSAEHVAAALARLYRARLPAPEDVTDPGEGRPRSLTSGAPFVRREGEDGNSVWFRLNVGRRKNADPRWLLPLICRRGQVTKQDIGAIRIFDSETAFEVAATVADGFAAAVKATPAGEIAIEPMPEGPPQRGAGKPPRAKSSYEKPAYQKSAHRKGEGKPRDRHEGDFGTEGGRGSAPRSFDGPKGPGAPKKKAWKKKPQA, encoded by the coding sequence GTGGCTTTCACCACCACCCACTCCGCTCTTGCCAGCGCCCTGGCCGAACGGTCCTACGACACGCCGACGCCGGTTCAGGCCGCCGTGCTCGCGCCGGAGGCCGCCGGCCGCGATCTGCTGGTGTCGGCCCAGACCGGTTCCGGCAAGACCGTCGCCTACGGCCTCGCCATCGCGGAGACGCTGCTCGGCGAGGCCGATCGCTTCGGCGAGCCCGGCGCGCCGCTGGCACTCGTCGTCGCGCCCACCCGCGAACTCGCCCTGCAGGTCCAGGCCGAGTTCTCCTGGCTCTATGCCGCGACGGGCGCGCGCATCGTCGCCTGCGTCGGCGGCATGGATCCGCGCCGCGAGCAACGCCAGCTCGCCCACGGCGCCCACATCGTCGTCGGCACGCCGGGCCGACTGCGCGATCACATTGAACGCGGCCAGCTCGATGTCAGCGGTCTCGCGGCGGTGGTGCTCGACGAGGCCGACGAGATGCTCGATCTCGGCTTCCGCGAGGACCTGGAATTCATCCTCCAGGCGACCCCGCCCGAGCGGCGCAGCCTGCTGTTCTCCGCGACCCTGCCGCGCGGCATCGCCCTGCTCGCCAAGCGCTATCAGAACGATGCGCTGCGCATCGAGGTCGCCGGGGCGGAAGGCGGGCACGCCGATATCGATTATCGCGTCGTCCGCATCCTGCCGAAGGAGACGGAGCACGTCGTCGTCAACCTCTTGCGCTTCTTCGATGCGCCGACGGCCATCGTGTTCTGCAACACCCGCGAGACGGTCCGCCATCTCCACGCGATCCTGCAGGAGCGCCAGTTTTCCGCGGTCGCGCTGTCCGGTGAGCTCGGCCAGAGCGAGCGCAACCAGGCACTCCAGGCGCTGCGCGACGGGCGCGCGCGGGTGTGCGTCGCCACCGACGTCGCCGCGCGCGGCATCGACCTGCCGAGCCTCGGCCTCGTGATCCACGCCGACCTGCCCCACGACGTCGAGGGCCTGCAACATCGCAGCGGGCGCACCGGCCGCGCGGGCCGCAAGGGCGTGAGCGTGCTGATGGTGCCGCCGGCACGCCGCCGCCGCGCCGAGATGCTGCTGTCCGGCGCGGGCGTCGAAGCGACGTGGGGACCGCCGCCGACGGCGGACGAGATCCGCAAGCTCGACCAGGAGCGCATGGTCCGCGACCCGCTCGTCACCGAGGAGCCGGGCGAAGAAGACCTCGAATTCGGCCGCGCGCTGCTCGCCGGCCATTCGGCCGAGCATGTCGCGGCGGCGCTGGCGCGGCTTTACCGCGCCCGCCTTCCCGCTCCGGAGGACGTGACCGATCCCGGCGAAGGGCGGCCGCGCAGCCTGACGTCGGGCGCGCCGTTCGTGCGGCGCGAAGGTGAAGATGGCAACAGCGTCTGGTTCCGCCTGAATGTCGGCCGGCGCAAGAACGCCGATCCGCGCTGGCTGCTGCCGCTGATCTGCCGGCGGGGCCAGGTCACCAAGCAGGATATCGGTGCGATCCGAATCTTCGATTCCGAGACCGCGTTCGAAGTGGCGGCAACCGTCGCGGACGGCTTCGCCGCTGCCGTGAAGGCGACGCCGGCCGGCGAGATCGCCATCGAGCCGATGCCCGAAGGTCCGCCACAGCGCGGTGCCGGCAAGCCGCCGCGCGCGAAATCGTCATACGAGAAGCCGGCCTACCAGAAGTCCGCCCACCGCAAGGGGGAAGGCAAGCCGCGCGACCGGCATGAGGGCGATTTCGGGACGGAGGGCGGCCGCGGCTCCGCCCCGCGGTCGTTCGATGGCCCGAAAGGCCCCGGGGCGCCGAAAAAGAAGGCCTGGAAGAAGAAGCCGCAGGCCTGA